Proteins from a genomic interval of Arvicola amphibius chromosome 10, mArvAmp1.2, whole genome shotgun sequence:
- the Mtrfr gene encoding probable peptide chain release factor C12orf65 homolog, mitochondrial, which yields MSTWALLRFPAPLIRMCSGNWGLGLQEKPALLFPGMAATAVQVAGRKDYPALLPLNESELEEQFVKGHGPGGQATNKTSNCVVLKHVPSGIVVKCHQTRSVDQNRKIARKILQEKVDIFYNGENSRVHKEKLEAGRKKQARKKRAKETLEKKKLLKELWEASQHAPEERTGADGVPGGFRE from the exons ATGAGCACCTGGGCTTTGCTCCGTTTTCCTGCACCGCTGATCAGGATGTGCTCTGGGAACTGGGGACTCGGGCTTCAGGAGAAGCCAGCACTGCTCTTCCCAGGAATGGCTGCCACTGCAGTGCaggtggcaggcaggaaggactatcctgctctgcttcctctgaATGAGAGTGAGCTTGAAGAACAGTTTGTGAAAGGCCATGGCCCAGGGGGCCAGGCCACCAACAAAACCAGCAACTGTGTAGTGCTCAAACATGTGCCCTCCGGCATTGTGGTCAAG TGCCACCAAACACGATCAGTGGATCAAAACAGAAAGATAGCTCGGAAAATCCTCCAGGAGAAAGTGGATATTTTCTACAATGGTGAAAACAGCCGTGTCCACAAAGAAAAGCTGGAGGCTGGGAGGAAAAAGCAAGCGAGGAAGAAAAGAGCAAAGGAGAccctagaaaaaaagaagctgttgAAAGAACTGTGGGAAGCAAGTCAGCACGCCCCTGAGGAAAGGACCGGTGCTGACGGTGTGCCAGGGGGCTTTCGGGAATAG